The genome window GATCGTAGGAGAGCAGCTCCATCTGCCAGCGCAATCGCTGCGGCAGCTGATCGACGATCTCGGTGAACTGCGCCGCGGTGGCGTTGAACTCGTGGATCGCCTGCGCCCCCGACTCGACTCCGGCGATCGCGCGAAACGGCGCCATCGGCAGGCCGATGATGTCGTTGAACACGCCGCCGGTCTCGGCCCTGGCCAGCCCCGCCTGCATGCTCTCGCGCAGGAACTCGCCGCGGAGGGGGTGACTCTTCGCCAGCTGCTCGACGTCGCTGCGGAGATCCTCGAGCTTCGCGGGCGGCAGGAACGAGGCGCCGAGCCGGAGCGCGTTCTGCTCGATCTCTCGCGCTGCATCGAGCGCGATCTTCTGCTGTTCGCCGAAGAGTGAGCTGCCCGCGCCGTCCTCGAAATACTGCCGCTGCGCCACCGCCACGGTGAGCGACTCGACGTAGCCGGTGCGCGGGTTCACGTCGCTCGCCGCGAGCTGCGCCGCCGCGGGCATGCGAATCTTCCAGAGCAGCGACAGGCGGCGCAGCTTCGGATCGGTCGTCTGCAGCGCGATCCGATCCGCCGCCTCCGTCACGATCACACCGAAGCCGTTGCTGAACTCGAGCAGCTTCTCGCGGAGCTCCGCCTGCGTCAGCTCCTGGCTGCCGGGGTAGAGCGACTGCACCTGCCGGCCCACGGTGTTCAAGACGGAGCAGGACAGCGTCGAGAGCAGAGCGAGAAGAAGGATCGGCCTGCGCATTCCTCGCTCCGATTCAGGCTTGGAGCTGCCGCACGCCGGATGGCTCGATCATCGCCGGAATCTCCCAGAGTTCGGGCTCCAGCATAACCGCTCGGCCTGCAGACGACAGAACCTGCCCGAAGCTACTCTCCGGACGCCGAGAACGAGGCCCCGGAGGCACTGGCGACGTGAAGCACGCGGGGAGCGAGGCGCTCGACGCGCTCGAAGGTCTGCTCGTGAAGCTGCGCGAGCACGAAGCGCTCTCGGAGCGCAAGCGGGGCACGTTCTACCGCAAGAGCTCTGCGTTCCTGCACTTCCACGAGGACCCCGCGGGCCTCTTCGCCGACGTCAAGATCGACGGCGAGTTCGAGCGCTTGCGCGTCGGCACCGCCCGGGAACGCGCCGCACTGCTCCGCGCGGTCGCGGTCGAGCTCGCGAGGCTCAGCCCCGCAACGCCTCGAGCTGCGCGGAGTCGAGATACTCGTCGAGGCGTGTGATCCGACCGCCGGCCACGGCGCAGACGATGCACGCGGGGACTTCGAGCGGCGCGCCATTCGGGGCGCGGCCGCGCAGGACGTGCTGCTGCACGAAGCCGGTGGGAGTCGCGTGGCGGCGGATCTCCTCGTAGCGCCGGCCGGCGATGTTCTTCACCACCGAGGCCAATACCTGCAGGTTCTGCTCGACGCTCCGCGTGGCCTGGTCGTGGTCGTGCCAGATGCGGGCGTCGGGAAGGTGGATCGCGCACAGGGTCTCGATGTCGCCCTTCGGGATCGCGGCTTGTCTCGCGCGGTTTGTGGCATTCTGAGCGTCGAACAGCCGAGAAGGAGATCCGGGATGCGCGTAGTCGCTCTCGTCGCCGCGATCGCCGTGTTCAGCGCCGACGCGCTCGCTGCCGACCCCTGGTACCCGTCGAAGTACGGCAAGGACGACACGATCGGGGCGGCGAACAACCTCTCGCCCGAGATCGTGGTCGAGGCCGCGAAGCTCGTGAAGACCGGGAAGACCTACTCGCTCGGCGTGACCACCGGCCCCGACACGCCCGCGTACGGCACGCGGAACTTCCAGATCTTCACCGAGGCGAGCATCATCGGAACGCCGCTCGGGACCAACAAAGCGACCGGGAACGACGACTTCCTGGCCACCTGGATGGGCATCGGCAGCCAGCTCGACGGGCTCGGCCACCTCGGCATCGACTACACCTACTACAACGGCCACGAGGAGTCGGAGTTCCTGCGCCCGCACGGGCTGCTGCTGCTCTCGACCGACAAAGTGCCGCCGATCGTGACGCGCGGCGTGTTGCTCGACTTCGTGGCGCTGCAAGGCGCGGATCTCGCGCCCGGAAAGGCGATCAACCGCGCCGAGATCGAGGCCGCGGTGGCAAAGCAGGGCACGCCGATCCGCAAGGGGGACGTAGTCCTGCTCCACACCGGCTGGCTCGCGTCGATGGCCGCGAAGGACAAGAAGGCCTTCCTCGAGAAGGAGCCCGGCCTGGGCAAGGGCGGCGCGGAATACCTGGCGTCGCTGGGCGTGGTCGCGGTCGGCTCGGACGGCTGGGCGGTCGAGGCGATTCCGTTCGAGAACCCGGACGAGGCGTTTCCCGTGCACCAGATCCTTCTGGCGCGAAACGGCATCTACATCCTCGAGAACATGAACGTGGGACCGCTTGCGGCGGACCGGGGCTACGAGTTCCTGTTCGTGCTCGGCCAGCCGAAGTTCGCCGGCGCCGTGCAGGCGATCATCAACCCGATCGCGATTCGCTGACCGGGCGGGAGTTCCATGGAAGAGATCCGCTACGAGGCGCCGACGTCGCTCGCACGCGCGTCCGAGCTGCTGCGCGAGCCGGGCGCGAAACCGCTCGCGGGCGGGACGGACCTGATCGTGCAGATGCGCACGGGTCGCGCGGCGCCGCGGTTGTTCGTCGACGTGAAGCGGATTCCCGAGCTCGCGGGAATCCGCCTCGACGCCGACGGGATCTTCGTCGGCGCGGCGGTCCCCGCGGCCGAGATCGTCGAGCACAGCGAGCTCGCGCGGATCTGGCCGGGCCTGGTCGAGGCGGTCGACCTGATCGGCTCGACGCAGATCCAGGGCCGGGCCACGCTCGGCGGGAACCTCTGCAACGCGTCTCCCGCGGCCGATTCCGTGCCCGCGCTCTGTGCGCTCGGGGCCGTCTGCGTGATCGCCGGGCCGCGCGGTGAGCGGCGCGTTCCGGTCGAGAGCTTCAACACCGCGCCGGGTCGGAACGCGCTCGCGCCCGGGGAGCTCCTGGTGGGCCTGCGGATTCCGCGCCCGGCTCCGCGCGCCTCCGACGCCTATCTGCGCTTCACGCCCCGCACCGAGATGGACATCGCCGTCGTGGGTGCGGCGGTCGCGCTCGGACTCGACGCGAACGGCGTCTGTACACATGCGCGTGTCGCACTCGGCGCGGTGGCTCCGACCGCGATTCTCGTCCCGGAAGCCGCGGCGGCGCTGGTCGGATCGCGCGGCGACGACGGCGCACTGTCGCGTGCAGCGGCGAGCGCGAGCGCGGCCGCGCGCCCGATCGCCGACAAGCGCGGCAGCATCGAGTTCCGGCGCAGGATCTCGGGGGTGCTCGTCCGGCGCGCCGTCGCCACCGCCTTCGAGCGGGCCAGAGCCGTTGGGAGCCCGAAATGAAGATCCACGTCAGCACGCGATTGAACGGAGAGCCGACCGAGTTCCTCTGCACCGCGGAGCGAAGCCTGCTCGAGGTGCTGCGCGACGACCTGCGGCTCACCGGAACCAAGGAGGGCTGCGCGACCGGTGATTGCGGCGCGTGCTCCATTCGGCTCGACGGTCGACTCGTCTGCGCCTGCCTGGTGCTCGCGCCCGAGGCCGAGGGGCGCAGCATCGAGACCATCGAGGGCGTCGCGAAGGGCGACGAGCTCCACGTTCTGCAGCGCAAGTTCCTGGAGCACGCGGCGCTTCAGTGCGGGATCTGCACACCCGGCCTGATCGTGGCCTCGAAGGCGCTGCTCGAGCGCGATCCCGATCCGAGCGAGGAGGAGACGCGCTAC of Deltaproteobacteria bacterium contains these proteins:
- a CDS encoding ketosteroid isomerase, whose protein sequence is MFDAQNATNRARQAAIPKGDIETLCAIHLPDARIWHDHDQATRSVEQNLQVLASVVKNIAGRRYEEIRRHATPTGFVQQHVLRGRAPNGAPLEVPACIVCAVAGGRITRLDEYLDSAQLEALRG
- a CDS encoding cyclase family protein, with the protein product MRVVALVAAIAVFSADALAADPWYPSKYGKDDTIGAANNLSPEIVVEAAKLVKTGKTYSLGVTTGPDTPAYGTRNFQIFTEASIIGTPLGTNKATGNDDFLATWMGIGSQLDGLGHLGIDYTYYNGHEESEFLRPHGLLLLSTDKVPPIVTRGVLLDFVALQGADLAPGKAINRAEIEAAVAKQGTPIRKGDVVLLHTGWLASMAAKDKKAFLEKEPGLGKGGAEYLASLGVVAVGSDGWAVEAIPFENPDEAFPVHQILLARNGIYILENMNVGPLAADRGYEFLFVLGQPKFAGAVQAIINPIAIR
- a CDS encoding xanthine dehydrogenase family protein subunit M, translated to MEEIRYEAPTSLARASELLREPGAKPLAGGTDLIVQMRTGRAAPRLFVDVKRIPELAGIRLDADGIFVGAAVPAAEIVEHSELARIWPGLVEAVDLIGSTQIQGRATLGGNLCNASPAADSVPALCALGAVCVIAGPRGERRVPVESFNTAPGRNALAPGELLVGLRIPRPAPRASDAYLRFTPRTEMDIAVVGAAVALGLDANGVCTHARVALGAVAPTAILVPEAAAALVGSRGDDGALSRAAASASAAARPIADKRGSIEFRRRISGVLVRRAVATAFERARAVGSPK
- a CDS encoding (2Fe-2S)-binding protein, which codes for MKIHVSTRLNGEPTEFLCTAERSLLEVLRDDLRLTGTKEGCATGDCGACSIRLDGRLVCACLVLAPEAEGRSIETIEGVAKGDELHVLQRKFLEHAALQCGICTPGLIVASKALLERDPDPSEEETRYWLAGNLCRCTGYDKIIRAVLDAAAELRGQTR